Proteins from one Pleurocapsa minor HA4230-MV1 genomic window:
- a CDS encoding catalase family protein: MSQSNLSPADQEAATNTILEIDLNVQGEKGPDLRKDHPKSHGLVWGEFIIEDNLPDSFKVGIFTQPKTYPIWVRFSNASDAEKRGKLKSDLEPDIRAVAIKLLEVEGEKVIDDELETQDFLLLNHPVFLVRDAQGFATLTKATVGKADEEELRSLAPTFEILQAISRKKVANPLLIQYWSTTPYQLGDRAIKYAIKPHQQEAPTVIPDVENYLRVAAIDYLSVKNQDATFDFLVQLYVDEEKTPSENPMQEWQEEDSPFIKLATIKIPAQKFDFDERKRLDEGLSFNPWHTLHAHAPLGSVNLARKHVYQEMAKARRGYMQQRSQEPQAHSSVADDPQ, from the coding sequence ATGAGCCAATCTAATCTCTCCCCTGCTGACCAGGAAGCGGCGACCAATACCATTTTAGAAATCGATCTCAACGTTCAAGGCGAAAAAGGCCCAGACCTGCGAAAAGATCATCCTAAAAGTCACGGCTTAGTTTGGGGGGAATTCATTATTGAAGATAATTTGCCTGACTCGTTCAAGGTCGGCATCTTTACCCAGCCTAAAACTTATCCAATTTGGGTGCGTTTTTCTAACGCTTCCGATGCCGAAAAGCGGGGAAAACTCAAGTCGGATCTCGAACCCGATATTCGGGCTGTAGCGATCAAACTTCTGGAAGTAGAGGGTGAAAAAGTCATCGATGACGAGTTAGAAACTCAAGATTTTCTGCTCCTCAATCATCCCGTATTTTTGGTGCGCGATGCCCAAGGTTTTGCCACTCTGACGAAAGCCACCGTTGGCAAAGCAGATGAAGAAGAATTGCGATCGCTAGCACCTACTTTTGAAATCCTGCAAGCCATTAGCCGTAAAAAGGTGGCGAATCCGCTACTAATTCAATACTGGAGTACAACTCCCTATCAGTTGGGAGATCGAGCTATCAAGTATGCCATTAAACCGCATCAGCAAGAAGCTCCGACAGTAATTCCCGACGTTGAAAATTATCTGCGGGTAGCTGCAATCGATTATCTGTCGGTTAAGAATCAGGATGCCACCTTCGACTTCTTGGTGCAGCTTTATGTCGATGAGGAGAAAACTCCGAGCGAAAATCCGATGCAGGAATGGCAAGAGGAAGATTCACCATTTATCAAACTCGCCACCATCAAAATTCCCGCTCAGAAATTCGACTTCGACGAGCGGAAGCGTTTGGATGAGGGTTTGTCGTTCAATCCCTGGCATACCCTTCACGCACACGCACCTTTGGGTAGTGTCAATTTAGCTCGCAAGCATGTTTATCAGGAGATGGCAAAAGCACGACGGGGGTATATGCAGCAACGCAGCCAAGAGCCACAAGCCCACAGTTCAGTTGCGGACGATCCTCAATAG
- a CDS encoding transposase → MAHKLETLAKLYLEGESVEISDIAQQELCDWLMGEFQQLPINPIFSDYMRYRNAAEMCADIAQEHLWVSADSYDSKIYPNPFYGFAFLAIHDYFHCIAGADFSLEGEIIAYQTLANRVPSLEIQKILYSEIVLKASAHIYLSHAPKPKLVFP, encoded by the coding sequence ATGGCACATAAATTAGAAACCCTTGCCAAACTCTACCTAGAAGGAGAGTCAGTCGAAATCTCAGACATAGCTCAACAAGAACTCTGTGACTGGCTCATGGGTGAGTTTCAACAGCTTCCAATTAATCCTATCTTCTCGGACTATATGCGCTACCGTAATGCTGCGGAAATGTGCGCGGATATTGCCCAAGAGCATCTCTGGGTGTCGGCTGATAGTTACGATAGTAAGATTTATCCGAATCCGTTTTATGGTTTTGCCTTTCTAGCAATTCACGACTATTTCCATTGTATAGCGGGTGCTGATTTTAGCCTTGAAGGAGAAATTATAGCTTACCAAACACTTGCCAATCGAGTACCCAGTTTAGAAATTCAAAAAATTCTCTACTCCGAAATTGTGCTGAAAGCATCGGCTCACATTTACTTGAGTCATGCACCCAAACCCAAACTAGTGTTTCCCTAA